The Neodiprion pinetum isolate iyNeoPine1 chromosome 5, iyNeoPine1.2, whole genome shotgun sequence genome segment GACAGATCGGCCTGATAGAGCAAAACCTCGCTGCCCAAGACAACATCCTAACAGCCCTGACGGATGTCTATGCACGAAGCGCGGACTCCCGCAAGGCCGTTGAGGAGGTTCTGAAGCGACGTGACGCGATGGTAAACTCGTTGATCTCGTCCTATGACGCATACGAAGATTTGCTGGCCAAGTCGTCCAAGGGGCtggaattttatcgaaaactCGAGACGAACGTCTCGAAGCTGCTGCAACGGGTCAAGAGCACGTGCAAAGTACAGGAGGAGGAGCGTGAGCAGATACTCGCGCGGAATAGCAAGACCAGCACAAAAGTGGTCGAGTTTGCCGCTTCAGAAGAACCGGCGCCGACCAGTGGGGGCCTCAAGCTGAAGGACTATCTCGCCTCCAGGCAGAAGGGCACGATCCCCACGGCAGCGGCAGTAGCAGCGCCGACCTATCAGAATCCGTATTACGGTCCGCAGCATGCAATTCAGTCGGGCTCGCCGCAGCCGCTTCCGGCTGTTCGGCCAGCGCCTGTAGGACAGGAAGGAAGCGACGCGACATCGGCCGGCGTCTCGGACTCTGCTGATCCTACAAGGGGATATCAATACCCTATGGCTTATACTGACTACTACACTACGCAGCGGGGATCCAGCGACTTGGCCCATGGCTATGGTCATTACACTGAATACGCCGTCGGCGGGTTGAACTCCAGCTTACCAAAGTCTGGTACTACTAACACATCCAGTACCTACCGCCAGGCTAACGGCGCGACCGACACGACGGAGGTCATCAGCTTCAACGGACAGTATAGTAACTACGAACAATCGCGCTATCCGCAAAATGATCAGAATCAATATCCATCTGCTGCCATGCAGCAGTTGCACTACAATCCAGCCGCTTATACCTGTTATCCAGGATACTCGTACTCCGAGCAGGGCTACCTGCCACAGAATTCAGTGACTCCGCCGCAGAGTGGTCAGCCTGCACACTCGATTGCTGAGAATACTGATGCCGCTAAAGGAAATCCTCCAGGCACATTAACGCTCGGTGATAATCACCAGAATATGGTACAAGCCGGACTGCCTCTTAGGGAGGATCAGCAAAATCCGAATCAGGTCTCGAAGACACAGCCGCAGCTCAGCCAGAGCCAACAGATTGCTGGTCAGTTACTCCAGTATGAAACGCAGAACACCCAGCTGCAGCACAGCTTGCAGCAAATGTCTCAACAGAATTTACAAGTGCCGCAGACACCAGCTGCTCAGATTCCACCTCACAGTCACCAGTCCTATGCAACTAATCAACAAATGACATCTCAATATCAAGCTGTGATGCCAGGCCTGCAGCAACCAGTTTCTCAATCTCAATCTCAACCGATCTCTTCTCAATCTCACAATCTCCCCCCACTGAGCCACGAGAGTGCGCAGTCGTCGATCGGTATTCCAACGCAGTATTCGCAGTCCCAATACTCTAGCAGCACATACACAAATCCATATCCGCCAGGTGTGCACCAGAATCAACAGGGCTATTCAAACTCCACGTCATCCCAGCATCAGCAGATTCAATCACAGCTGCAATCACATCATGGACAGTCTGGAGCCCAGGTTCAGCGGAGTAACATAGTACAGGGGCAAAACACACACGTCACTCAGAGTTATTCCAATAGCCAGCCAAGCTATGAAGGCTATCAGAATGCTTACGGTGCAACGGGATATCAAACGCAAACTACACAGAATTCGACGATACCACAAAGCTATGTAGCAGACAGCTACAGTAACCATTCCGAGATGATACAGAGCCATGCCAAATCGTACTCCACTGCACAGAGTTGTTATCCTCAAAATTATCCTTACTCGTCTCTCCAGGGCAGTCAGTTTCCTGGTCAGATGCAGTACCAGGGCTACTCACAGAGGTACGAGAACACTTACAATGCACCTCTGCAAACAGATTCGTACAAAGGTCATCCTGGCTACACTTATGACGCAATGACCGGAGGCTATCAGTATAGCTCCGGCTACCAAAATTCGCAGATTGCACAGCCTGAGGTAAGCAGTATTGTTGAAACCAGCAGCGGCTCGATACTTCAGCAGAATCAGGCGTCCAGCAATTATGCGCCTCAAGATGCCAACACGCAGTACACCATCGCCAGCAATAATAATGGCACCAATCACACACCATCATCTCAGTACAATCAGCAATCCTACCAAACACCGAACTACGATCAGGCCTACTACACACCACCGTACAGCCATCAAGGACAAGGTGAGCTGACgtcatattttattactgCACGATCAGATTCTTCTACAATTGTGATTGTTCTTTcttgtatatattattatattctgaGAGGTAGTTATGCCCTGTACATAATTCATAGATCTAACTTTATAATCTCATGAATGTAGTGTGTTTTGTTAAATGGAAAAGACTGACATACCAGGGGGGGGGGTTGACCTATGAGTTATATTGGTAACTATTGTTACCACCTATTCaccattaattttttaaatatttagagtattttaaaaatattttacttttcaacaTACTTCAATGTGGGTTATTACTATTTCCGACAGTATCCTAACATGTCTCCAAAACCTAAGAGTAATTATTGCAATGTGTTGTTATGGacatataattgtaaaaaatcgtgaaaattgaaagaataattcaGTTGCGAGAAATGACCCCTATAAGCATATAAATATTCTATGAAAATTGTATGTGTTTCGGGTTACTGAATcataatttgaaatcagattttgaaaattcaagatggcaaATCCAATATGCCagtcgaaaatttcaaatttgattaaatCTAGACAAAAAACTGTCAGGGGTTTCTTGGGTCGCTGATTGAATTGTTGATTTGAATTCCGACGATTTGACTCCAGATTCACAGTCGGCAACCCCAAAAACCTcagataaaattaaaaaattttttccgccatattggatctgCCATCTTGATCTTCTtgaattctgaattttcaaaatctgactTCACATTCGTAATCAGAGTTTCCAAAGACCCTAAGAAACcatattgttataaaaattgtctCAGCACAATAATGTGTAACTCAAAGGATCAATCATAAATTACAAAGAAACAGCGTGGCCGTgcctttgattttttttttctggtttgCTATTCAGTATCGTAATGTTTTTTGTCACAGAAACTAGTAGATCTGAAACCACAAACCAGAACGGACGAACGCAGACGTACATGCAAGCAACGAATAATGCGACGAACACGACAACGAGTCCGTCGGTGGAGGAGAAGACAATGGAGATACATTCGGACAAGCCGAAGTCCAACATAGATTTGTTGGCAGACCTCGAATTTAGCATAAATCATGCCCCTCTGGTTCCTGAAGTGAACCCCGTGAGTAAACCAGATGGTAAAAGCAACAGCACCGATGGTGAGAAGGTGTTGAAACCTTTGCCGAAGGCCAGTGATGAAGTGCCTACCAAACCGGAACTGGAGATTGAGacaaaaagtgaagaaaagatggaaaatcTACAGATCGTTTGGGACACCTGGTACAACGATGTTCAACCAAAAAAGGACCCGCTCGGAGATCCACAGGCATTGCAAAAGTTTGCTTATGATGTTGAAAAGTATGAGAAGTTTATGGATAGCTTGCTGACGAAGACGCTGAGCGGTGCAACGACACTGGACATTAAATGGAAAGAAGTTCGGGACTTTCAGGTGCGTGTGCAGCTCTATTTCCTCTGGTTATTTCATTCTCAAATTgccaattttcgatttttctatGCTGATGTGAGTAATATTCAAAACGGTGATCGTTTTTTAGGAACGAGAGGAACAAAAACAGTCCACGCTTATTGCGCTTGCTCACACTGCAGAAAACAGGTCCCTGGGATCTGTTCCTTACGATTCATCGAGGGTCCAACTCGACGTTAAGGATTTTTACATAAACGCGTCCCACGTCAAAGACATAACGCCGTGCATACCAGTTGCTTTCATCATTGCGCAAGCTCCAACCGCCGACACAGTGATGAACTTCTGGACAATGATCTGGGAACAAGAGTGCGAAGTTGTCGCTTGCCTGGCTTCGAATTTGCAGGTTCACAATTAATCGATACAGGCTTGATATAATAATGTTTTCTAGTCTTTATACCCGAGTGAGATTTTATGTACAATAACGATCTTCTATTACGTGCAGTTGAATAACGAAATTTACTGGCCAATGGCAAAGGGAGAAGACTTGATCGTTGGCAATTTCATATTGTCATTGGAGAGCAGCATAGACCACACGACTTATGTCCAAAGAATAATATCCTTGAAAGACACAGAGAAGAAAACGTCGCGTATTGTGGTGCACATGCAGTTCACTATGTGGCCAGTTAAGTTAGTATTTTTCAATGGCCAATAATTGATGCCACATTAGTATCCGTGTTAAGCATTCGCTAAAGAACAAAATCTACCCTATTTCAGTGGTTATCCAAGCAGTCCCGGGCCTTTACTTACTTTTTCGAATGATACGCTTTCGGAACAGGCCTTGAGACGATCTCGTAGGCCGATAGTGGTACACTGCGTCGACGGCGGTACACTCAGTGGGTTATTCTTGCTGGCCGTAGCTTCTGTGTGTAACGTGCGAGCTGGACGCGGACTTGTCGATGCAGGTCTTGTGTTTTCAACCCTAGTCAGATTTCGGAAGTCCCTTGTCGATCAGGACTCTCTGTTGTTCGCTTATCGTACGATTTTGTACCACGCTCAAGACACCCTCATGAAACGTAAGTGCTCTGCTCTCTAGTGTCATTTTGCACtaggaaaacttttttttttcgtggtaACATGACGCCTGATCTGTAATTGCCCACAGGCGGAATTTTGTCCTCATCACGGTCAACGTTCGAGTGCTTCGATGGAAACAAATCAAGGAAGGGAAGAAGCAAGATACAGCAGCGGCATCCTTCGGATGACTTTCTTCACAACCTGGCAGCGGGCATGCTGCGCACTTCGCAAGATTTTGTTACAggtattattcttttttcagtTACACAGTACGCACCTATTAAACCTTTTTCACTCTACCGTTTCAGGTGGCTCGAAAGGCTCTTTGTCTGACAGTTTGTCGTCGACAACATCTATCGAAACCCGCGAAAAATCCGAGGAAGTTAAACCCGTGGATCCTCTGAGTCAGCTAGACCCTATGTGGTCGATTAGGAAATAAGGAACGGATGGATTGTTTGATTGAAATGTCTTCTTT includes the following:
- the mop gene encoding tyrosine-protein phosphatase non-receptor type 23 isoform X2, whose protein sequence is MEAVPRLPMISFELKVSPEPSSFGPKLKQYIRDFYNEDPESYNNEIHQLESLRATAVRPPIDVTGCNLLKKYYCQVHFLQSRFPMGHDGAAAVTFTWKDTYANMVYSLANIRFEIISILYNVGAVHTQLGAQTERTTAEGMKMACAHFQCAAWAFDHLKNTYPQPPGVDLAPDLMTFMHQLCLGQAQECILEKSMLDNRKATIVAKVATQIVDYYNLALNTLEQGGNDDGSVADTVGSKIYKSWKRYVRFKKLYYLAVSQLYQGQSAEEQQKMGERVAFYNAALTTLNEARVLYTSTKGGGIMTTNEDKEAVEDALTFTNDVIEGKRKAAKNENEFIYHEEVPERDALPSIKGASLVRGIPFSVSDSEVSGPDIFARLVPMKVHEASSLYSEEKAKVLRLVGAKIEERDQQLVTYLASLRLENLSLWDPDNKDSNTLALPEELAERCAALNAKPTAIQDLVDAMGKLADTYHDVEAMLKDIDELLTHEKTRETEYQVVLGKRPPSIVATDLTREANKYQEAHAKASESNQALHRAMTLHVNNLRILAQPLTDLMAHVPSPKTRSSGNEAVKKESDSIARELKRILGKVDEMRRQRSELHTQLRDSIAQDDLTRLLVTASTEPGSLDRLFAEQISKHNRLIGLIEQNLAAQDNILTALTDVYARSADSRKAVEEVLKRRDAMVNSLISSYDAYEDLLAKSSKGLEFYRKLETNVSKLLQRVKSTCKVQEEEREQILARNSKTSTKVVEFAASEEPAPTSGGLKLKDYLASRQKGTIPTAAAVAAPTYQNPYYGPQHAIQSGSPQPLPAVRPAPVGQEGSDATSAGVSDSADPTRGYQYPMAYTDYYTTQRGSSDLAHGYGHYTEYAVGGLNSSLPKSGTTNTSSTYRQANGATDTTEVISFNGQYSNYEQSRYPQNDQNQYPSAAMQQLHYNPAAYTCYPGYSYSEQGYLPQNSVTPPQSGQPAHSIAENTDAAKGNPPGTLTLGDNHQNMVQAGLPLREDQQNPNQVSKTQPQLSQSQQIAGQLLQYETQNTQLQHSLQQMSQQNLQVPQTPAAQIPPHSHQSYATNQQMTSQYQAVMPGLQQPVSQSQSQPISSQSHNLPPLSHESAQSSIGIPTQYSQSQYSSSTYTNPYPPGVHQNQQGYSNSTSSQHQQIQSQLQSHHGQSGAQVQRSNIVQGQNTHVTQSYSNSQPSYEGYQNAYGATGYQTQTTQNSTIPQSYVADSYSNHSEMIQSHAKSYSTAQSCYPQNYPYSSLQGSQFPGQMQYQGYSQRYENTYNAPLQTDSYKGHPGYTYDAMTGGYQYSSGYQNSQIAQPEVSSIVETSSGSILQQNQASSNYAPQDANTQYTIASNNNGTNHTPSSQYNQQSYQTPNYDQAYYTPPYSHQGQETSRSETTNQNGRTQTYMQATNNATNTTTSPSVEEKTMEIHSDKPKSNIDLLADLEFSINHAPLVPEVNPVSKPDGKSNSTDGEKVLKPLPKASDEVPTKPELEIETKSEEKMENLQIVWDTWYNDVQPKKDPLGDPQALQKFAYDVEKYEKFMDSLLTKTLSGATTLDIKWKEVRDFQEREEQKQSTLIALAHTAENRSLGSVPYDSSRVQLDVKDFYINASHVKDITPCIPVAFIIAQAPTADTVMNFWTMIWEQECEVVACLASNLQGEDLIVGNFILSLESSIDHTTYVQRIISLKDTEKKTSRIVVHMQFTMWPVNGYPSSPGPLLTFSNDTLSEQALRRSRRPIVVHCVDGGTLSGLFLLAVASVCNVRAGRGLVDAGLVFSTLVRFRKSLVDQDSLLFAYRTILYHAQDTLMKRGILSSSRSTFECFDGNKSRKGRSKIQQRHPSDDFLHNLAAGMLRTSQDFVTGGSKGSLSDSLSSTTSIETREKSEEVKPVDPLSQLDPMWSIRK
- the mop gene encoding tyrosine-protein phosphatase non-receptor type 23 isoform X1; its protein translation is MEAVPRLPMISFELKVSPEPSSFGPKLKQYIRDFYNEDPESYNNEIHQLESLRATAVRPPIDVTGCNLLKKYYCQVHFLQSRFPMGHDGAAAVTFTWKDTYANMVYSLANIRFEIISILYNVGAVHTQLGAQTERTTAEGMKMACAHFQCAAWAFDHLKNTYPQPPGVDLAPDLMTFMHQLCLGQAQECILEKSMLDNRKATIVAKVATQIVDYYNLALNTLEQGGNDDGSVADTVGSKIYKSWKRYVRFKKLYYLAVSQLYQGQSAEEQQKMGERVAFYNAALTTLNEARVLYTSTKGGGIMTTNEDKEAVEDALTFTNDVIEGKRKAAKNENEFIYHEEVPERDALPSIKGASLVRGIPFSVSDSEVSGPDIFARLVPMKVHEASSLYSEEKAKVLRLVGAKIEERDQQLVTYLASLRLENLSLWDPDNKDSNTLALPEELAERCAALNAKPTAIQDLVDAMGKLADTYHDVEAMLKDIDELLTHEKTRETEYQVVLGKRPPSIVATDLTREANKYQEAHAKASESNQALHRAMTLHVNNLRILAQPLTDLMAHVPSPKTRSSGNEAVKKESDSIARELKRILGKVDEMRRQRSELHTQLRDSIAQDDLTRLLVTASTEPGSLDRLFAEQISKHNRLIGLIEQNLAAQDNILTALTDVYARSADSRKAVEEVLKRRDAMVNSLISSYDAYEDLLAKSSKGLEFYRKLETNVSKLLQRVKSTCKVQEEEREQILARNSKTSTKVVEFAASEEPAPTSGGLKLKDYLASRQKGTIPTAAAVAAPTYQNPYYGPQHAIQSGSPQPLPAVRPAPVGQEGSDATSAGVSDSADPTRGYQYPMAYTDYYTTQRGSSDLAHGYGHYTEYAVGGLNSSLPKSGTTNTSSTYRQANGATDTTEVISFNGQYSNYEQSRYPQNDQNQYPSAAMQQLHYNPAAYTCYPGYSYSEQGYLPQNSVTPPQSGQPAHSIAENTDAAKGNPPGTLTLGDNHQNMVQAGLPLREDQQNPNQVSKTQPQLSQSQQIAGQLLQYETQNTQLQHSLQQMSQQNLQVPQTPAAQIPPHSHQSYATNQQMTSQYQAVMPGLQQPVSQSQSQPISSQSHNLPPLSHESAQSSIGIPTQYSQSQYSSSTYTNPYPPGVHQNQQGYSNSTSSQHQQIQSQLQSHHGQSGAQVQRSNIVQGQNTHVTQSYSNSQPSYEGYQNAYGATGYQTQTTQNSTIPQSYVADSYSNHSEMIQSHAKSYSTAQSCYPQNYPYSSLQGSQFPGQMQYQGYSQRYENTYNAPLQTDSYKGHPGYTYDAMTGGYQYSSGYQNSQIAQPEVSSIVETSSGSILQQNQASSNYAPQDANTQYTIASNNNGTNHTPSSQYNQQSYQTPNYDQAYYTPPYSHQGQETSRSETTNQNGRTQTYMQATNNATNTTTSPSVEEKTMEIHSDKPKSNIDLLADLEFSINHAPLVPEVNPVSKPDGKSNSTDGEKVLKPLPKASDEVPTKPELEIETKSEEKMENLQIVWDTWYNDVQPKKDPLGDPQALQKFAYDVEKYEKFMDSLLTKTLSGATTLDIKWKEVRDFQEREEQKQSTLIALAHTAENRSLGSVPYDSSRVQLDVKDFYINASHVKDITPCIPVAFIIAQAPTADTVMNFWTMIWEQECEVVACLASNLQLNNEIYWPMAKGEDLIVGNFILSLESSIDHTTYVQRIISLKDTEKKTSRIVVHMQFTMWPVNGYPSSPGPLLTFSNDTLSEQALRRSRRPIVVHCVDGGTLSGLFLLAVASVCNVRAGRGLVDAGLVFSTLVRFRKSLVDQDSLLFAYRTILYHAQDTLMKRGILSSSRSTFECFDGNKSRKGRSKIQQRHPSDDFLHNLAAGMLRTSQDFVTGGSKGSLSDSLSSTTSIETREKSEEVKPVDPLSQLDPMWSIRK